The DNA region CAATCGGGGTGGGCTGGCGGTACCGCACCTCCAGCCTGGCGGTCACGGCGTTTCCACCCTTGGCATATATGTAGCGGGCCATGATTTCATCAAGCAGGGTACTAACAATGCCGCCGTGCACGATGCCGTCATACCCCTGATGCTCCGGCCCGGCGGTAAAATTAGTGACATATGTGTTGTTTTCTTCCCGAAAAGTTAATTTCAGACCGATCGGATTTAGCCGCCCGCAGGCGAAGCACCACTGATTACGTTCCTCCATCTCACTCTCTCCTCAAAAATGCGTCAATCTGGGCAAAAACCTCGTCCCGTTCCACATCCAGCGTCACCACATGCCCTGACCGCCCGAGCCAGATGAGCCGTTTGTCGACGCTGCCCAGGCGGTTAATAATGTGGCGGGCGCTCTCGGGCCGCACGGTATGCTCGGCCTGGGACTGAATAACAAGCGCCGGCGCCGTGATCACCGGCAGCAGTTTATCAACATGCTTGATAAGCTCCAATAAACTGGTAAGACAATCAAGCGGCATGCGGTCATAGCCAACGGTGTAAATAGGGTCGACGTCATAGCGTTTGCGTTTCTTGGGAATATAGCGCCGAAAGAGCCGGTACGCCGGCAACAGGGGCAGCCGCCGGTCGGCTAAGTAGATCGGGGCGCTAAGGGAAACCACCTTGTCCACCGGATATTCGGCCGCCAATTTCAGCACCAGCAGGCCACCCATGGACAGGCCAACAGCCGCGACTTTGCGGCACAGCCCCCGCAGCAGATGATAGCCGTCCTCGACGGCGCTGTACCAATGCGGCCAAGCCGTCAAACGCATTTCCCGCTCATTTGTGCCATGGCCGCACAGACGGGGCGCCAGCACGGTATAGCCGCGGGCATGAAGGTACTGTCCGCCCAGGCGCATTTCGGCCGGCGAACCGGTAAAGCCGTGCACCAGCAAAACACCATAGTCGCCGCCCGGCAGCAAAAACGGCTCGGCGCCACGGATAATCGCCACCAGACCACCTCCCATATGTATTATCATTATACCATTATTAGGCAATTCTAAACACTGCCGCAAGAACAAAAGCGCTAACGCGCCTTTCTAATAAAACCGCAAAGATGATCATGTCAATAAATGGCGCCACAAGCAATAGAAAGCAACATCATTCCACCACTTACCTCATTCCTCATACTTCATACCTCATACTTCATACCTCATACTTCATACCACTTTCTACTTTCCGCTTACCATTTTCCATAGTTAAAAAGCGCCAGGGCTAGACCTGGCGCTTTCGTAATTAGAAGAACAGCATGGGAGCGATGATAAGGGAAATGGTGCCGGCAACTTTGATGAGCGGGTTC from Thermosinus carboxydivorans Nor1 includes:
- a CDS encoding PaaI family thioesterase, with the translated sequence MEERNQWCFACGRLNPIGLKLTFREENNTYVTNFTAGPEHQGYDGIVHGGIVSTLLDEIMARYIYAKGGNAVTARLEVRYRQPTPIGQALTVAGWIVAQRGRFYEMAGEVRLPDGTVTAEGKALVAVVDQAKV
- a CDS encoding alpha/beta hydrolase, whose amino-acid sequence is MAIIRGAEPFLLPGGDYGVLLVHGFTGSPAEMRLGGQYLHARGYTVLAPRLCGHGTNEREMRLTAWPHWYSAVEDGYHLLRGLCRKVAAVGLSMGGLLVLKLAAEYPVDKVVSLSAPIYLADRRLPLLPAYRLFRRYIPKKRKRYDVDPIYTVGYDRMPLDCLTSLLELIKHVDKLLPVITAPALVIQSQAEHTVRPESARHIINRLGSVDKRLIWLGRSGHVVTLDVERDEVFAQIDAFLRRE